From the genome of Sinanaerobacter sp. ZZT-01:
AATTGATTGAGATGAAAGGGATAAGCAAAAGCTTTTCCGGTGTTCCTGTTTTAAAAAATGTAGATTTTAATATCTACGAGGGTCGAATTATGGCTCTTTTGGGTGAAAACGGAGCAGGTAAATCGACATTGATGAAAATTCTAACGGGAGCTTATCAAAAAAACCAAGGCGAAATTATGATCGATGGAGAGAAGGTTGCATTTCAAGATATCCGGCAGTCACAAGCAAAAGGAATTGCAATTATTCATCAAGAACTGAATTTAATCAAAGATTTATCCATAGCAGAAAATATATTTCTCGGAAGAGAACCGCTTTCATTTGGCGTACAGATGAATTGGAAAAAATTAAATGAAGATGCAAAGATATGGCTTGAAAAATTAGGATTGAATGAAAATCCGGAAACGTTAGTCAAAAACATCAGTGTGGGGAAACAACAGTTAGTTGAAATTGCAAAAGCACTTTCCTTAAATGCAAGAATATTGATTATGGATGAGCCAACTGGTGCACTTACGGTTTCTGAGACAAGAAAACTATTTGAAGTTATTTTAGACTTGAAGGCAGAGGGGAAGAGCATCATCTACATATCACATCGCCTAAAAGAAATTTTTAAAATATGTGATGATGTTACGATATTAAGGGATGGTCAATTTGTATGCGAGATGCCGATATCTGAGCTTGATGAAGATAAAATAATTGAAAATATGGTTGGAAGAAAATTAACGGAACAATATCCAAGAGTTTCCTGTGAACCTGGAAAAACCATTTTGGAAATTAAAAATATGGGAAATTTGTTTGTTAAAAATATAAATTTGGAATTAAGGGCAAATGAGATTGTTGGAATAGCGGGGCTTATGGGATCCGGACGGACTGAACTTGCAAGAACGATTTACGGTATTTATAAAATCCAGGAAGGTGAATTATTTATAGATGGAAAAAAGATAAAAATTAATAGCCCTACCGATGCATTAAAGCATGGCATTGCTTATGTTTCGGAAGATCGAAAGAATAATGGTATTGTACTGGGGATGTGCGTCACAGAAAATGTTACCTTGGCATCTTTAAAAAAATTCAGCGGGAAGCTTGGGAATCTTTATCGTAAGAAAGAAGAATTATCCGCACAGCAATATATGAAAGATATGTCCATCAAAACTTCTGGGAGCAGACAGCTTCTTAAGTATTTAAGCGGAGGGAACCAACAAAAAGTTTCTTTGGCAAAAAATTTGAATGTTAGTCCTAAGATTTTAATTTTAGATGAACCGACTCGAGGTGTGGATGTTGGAGCTAAAAAAGAAATATATGACTTAATCAATCGCTTTAAAATGGAAGGGATGAGTATTTTAATGATATCCTCAGAAATTCCGGAAATACTGGGTATGAGTGACCGTATTGTGGTCATGCACGAAGGCGAAATCACTGGTGAGTTAAGTCAAAGAGAAGCAGACCAAGAAAAAATTATGGGCTTAGCGGTTGGAAAAGAGGTGAAAACGGAATGCAGTATTTAAGAAAAGAAACAGCAATAAAAGAGGTCATTAGAAAAAATAAGCCATTCATTGTATTATTCATTTTAGCACTGGTCATGTCTTTTCTGAGCGAACGTTTTTTTACATGGGGAAATATCATCACGGTTTTACGTCAGACATCAATTAATGCAGTGATTGCTACGGGGATGACATTTGCGATTCTAATTGGAGGAATTGACCTTTCTGTAGGATCGGTTTTGGGTATTTGCGGTGCTGTTGCAGCAACGATGATTGCTGCAGGCATGGACGTCGCATTGACATTGCTTTTAACACTTCTTTTGGGCGTTGGGATTGGAATTGTCAACGGCTTGTTAATTAGTAAGGGGAGAATACAACCCTTTATCGCTACATTAGGTACAATGACTTTGCTCCGAGGTGCGACTCTGGTTTACACACAAGGAAAACCAATCAGTACGAGAGGCGCGGAACATGCAGAATTGTTTAGTAAAATAGGAAAAGGATTTTTTGTCGGAATTCCAGTTCCTGTTTACATTATGATTCTCGTCTTTATCATTGCATATTATATTTTGAGATATATGAGAATTGGACGCTACATTTATTCGCTAGGTTCTAACGAAGAAGCAACGATATATTCCGGTATTAAGGTGGATCGTATTAAAATATTTGTATACGGGGCAGCTGGCTTATTAGCTGCTCTTGCAGGAATTCTGGTCACTGCTCGACTAGGTTCGGCACAGCCTACAGCAGGAGAAGGGTATGAATTGGATGCGATTGCCGCTGTTGTATTGGGCGGAACCAGCATGTCTGGAGGAGTAGGAAGTATATTCGGTACAGCAATTGGTGCATTGATTATTGGGATTTTGAATAATGCTTTGAATCTAATGCAGGTGCCATCCTACTATCAAGGTGTTGCAAAGGGGATTGTTATTTTAATAGCCGTACTGCTTGATCGGCAGCAGAAGGCGTTGCGCTAAGATTTTAATCCGTATTGGATTAAAATAGATAGAATTTTTTAACCTAAAGTGAGGAGGAAAAAAAATGAAAAAAGGATTTCTTATTTTATTAGTGGTGATTCTTGCTTTTGGAATGGGTGCGTGTGGCGCTGAAAAACCAGCAGAAGAAGGCGATACACCCACTATCGGACTTGTAGTATCTACATTAAACAATCCATTTTTTGTTGATTTGAGAGATGGGGCACAGGCGAAAGCAGATGAATTAAAAGCTACGCTTGTCGTTTTAGATTCTCAGGATGACGCTTCAACAGAAATGTCTAATGTGGAAGATTTAATTACGCAAGGAGTGGATCTCATTCTAATTAATCCAACAGATTCGGATGCGGTTGGAAGTGCTGTTGCAGCTGCTAATGAAGCAGGTATTCCGGTCATTACATTAGACCGTGCAGCGAATTCTGGTGAAGTTGCAGTTCATATTGCATCGGATAATGTTGCAGGCGGAGAAATGGCGGGGAAATATATCATTGAAAAGCTTGATGGAAAAGGGAAAGTGGTTGAATTAGAAGGAATCCCCGGTGCATCAGCAGCAAGAGACCGCGGAGAAGGATTTAATAAAGCAATCAAGGACAGCGGATTAGAAGTAGTTGCAAAGCAGACTGCAAACTTTGACCGTGCAGAAGGACTTTCCGTAATGGAAAATATTTTGCAAGCACAGCCGGAAATTGATGCTGTATTTGCGCACAATGATGAAATGGCTCTAGGTGCATTAGAAGCAATCAAAGATTCCGGAAGAGACATTTTGGTAGTTGGTTTTGATGCAACGGACGATGCAATCGCTGCGGTAGAAGCAGGGACGATGGCTGCTACGGTACAGCAGCTTCCAAAGGAAATTGGTGCAAGCGGTGTTGATGCAGCATTAAAGGTAATCGGCGGCGAAAATATCGATACCTATATTCCGGTGGAATTACAACTTGTAACAAAAAAATAAGTGAATCGCTTAGTCAACGATAAAATACCGAGCAGGTCATCCTGCTCGGTATTTTATTTGACTATTTTGTCGGAATAGGGGAGTAATTTAAAAAATAAAAATAACTTGAAATTGCGACACATCCTTTTTTGGGTAAAGGAACAGGCGATAATTTTATAAGATGGATTTAGAAAATACTGTGAAATACATATTCAGCAGAATTATCTGCTGGAGAAGTGGACATTGCTGTAATTGCAGATGATTGACCTGAAAATAAAAGCATTATATTATACTAAGTGTAGATTGCGCTTGATGCAATAATAAAATATAATAATAGAGAAAGGATGTGTTTTTTTATGGCAGAAAGAGAAAAATTTGGGTCGCGGTTAGGATTTATTCTTGTTTCCGCGGGATGTGCTGTCGGATTAGGAAATGTGTGGAAATTTCCATACATGGCAGGCCAGTATGGTGGCGCCGCATTTATACTTATCTATTTAATATTCTTAGTTATTTTAGGATTACCAATCATGGTTTGTGAGTTTGCAGTTGGGCGTGCGAGTCAAAAAAGTGTGGCATCTTCTTTCCGTGTATTAGAGCCAAAGGGAAGCAAGTTCCATAATTTTGGCTATTTTGGAATGATCGGAAACTATGTACTTATGATGTTTTACACTATGGTTGGCGGCTGGATGCTTTATTATTGTTATCGCATGATGGCTGGCGAATTTGTAGGAGCCTCACCGCAAGAAGTTGGAGATGGATTTGCAAATATGCTTGGAAGCCCAGGGACAATGACACTTTGGATGGTTATTGCTGTTCTTTTGGCTTTTGCTATTTGTTCAGTTGGGTTAAAAAATGGTGTGGAACGTATCACAAAGATTATGATGATATGTCTTTTAGCTATTATGATTGTGCTTGTTGCACGTGTGCTTACTTTGGAAGGTGCAGGGGAGGGAATTAAATTTTATCTGGTTCCTGACTTTGCAAAGATGATAGATAATGGAATTGGAAATGTAGTGTTCGGAGCACTTTCGCAGGCTTTCTTCACATTGAGTATCGGTATTGGATCCATGGCGATTTTTGGGAGCTATTTAGATAAATCCCGCTCTTTGATGGGTGAGGCTACAAGTATTACACTTTTGGATACCTTTGTTGCAATTATGGCAGGTTTGATTGTAATTCCAGCGTGTTTTGCATTTAATGTAGAACCTGATTCCGGTCCGGGTTTGGTCTTTATTACACTGCCGAATATCTTTGAAAAAATGGTGGGCGGTCGTGTATGGGGAGCCTTTTTCTTTCTGTTCCTGTCTTTTGCTGCGTTGTCAACGATCATTGCAGTATTTGAAAACATCATATCCTTTGCAATCGATTTATGGGGATGGGAAAGAAAAAAAGCAGTATTGGTAAATATTGTTACGGTTATTATATTATCCATGCCTTGTGTTTTAGGTTTTTCCACTCTTTCTGCAATCCAGCCATTGGGAGCCGGAACAAATATCATGGACTTAGAAGACTTTATTGTTTCTAGCAATTTACTTCCGCTGGGTTCTATGGTATATCTGATTTTCTGTACATCTCGGTATGGATGGGGTTGGGATAACTTCACCAAAGAGGCAAACGCCGGTGAAGGAATTCGTTTTCCAAATTTTATAAGAGGATATATGACTTATATACTGCCTATTTTAGTTGTGGGAATCTATCTAAAGGGTTACTGGGATAAATTCCACTCTGCAGGCTGGATGATTGTTGGATTTGCATTTTTAGCATACATTGGATTTGTTTCCTTTGGTGGAAGAAATAAAGAGGCATAAAGTAAAGTTTAAAATAGTAGAAAAATGAATAAAAGAATCTGAGAAATAAAATGAATGAAGAAAGAGGGAGAATGTAGCATTTTCCCTTTTTTCTTATTAATCAGCTCTAGAAGCAGAGAAAAATGGAAAGAAGTCGACAGAGGAGAAGTAATTTGGAAAAATTTCCTTTTTAATTGGATTAATATTTTGTGAAATAGTCAATAATTTCCTTGACTAGTTGAAAAACGTATGCTATTATAGTACATTGCCACGCAAAGTATTTTGTTTTCAATGCAAGGAGGGAAGAACATGCCTCAACCCGTTAAAATAGGTAAAAAAGAACGCATGAGCTATTCAAAAATTAATGTTGTAGCTCCTATGCCCAACCTGATTCAGATTCAGACGGATTCTTACAAATGGTTTTTGGAAGAGGGCTTAACAGAAGTTTTTGAAGACATATCCCCGATTCGGGATTATGCTGACAATTTGGTACTGGAATTTATTGGACATTCCTTAACAGATGCACCAAAATACGGTCAGGAAGAATGTAAGGAACGCGACGTGACGTATGCGGCGCCTTTAAAGGTGAAAGTTCGCCTAGTCAATAAGGAAACCGGAGAGGTAAAGGAACAGGAAGTCTTTATGGGAGATTTTCCGATTATGACCGAAAAAGGTACCTTTATCTATAATGGAGCAGAACGTGTTGTTGTTACACAGCTCGTAAGATCTCCAGGACCTTATTATGATGTAGCAATTGATAAATCAAATAATAAGCTGTTTTCAACTACAATCATTCCAAATAGAGGAGCATGGCTGGAGTTTGAAACGGATTCCAATGAAATTATTTCGGTTCGTGTAGATCGAACCAGAAAGCAGCCAATCACGACTATTTTAAGAGCTTTAGCTTATAAGTCTGTCGATGATAAGGTGGAAACAGAAAGAAGAAAAAATCCGAATATCACAGAAGCAGAACTTGCAAAGAAGATTCGCCGCTATAATGAATTTTCTACCGAGATTGCAAAGACGCTTTATGAAGGGGATAATGCTGAAATTGAATCGATTTTTGGCAGCCATGAAAGATTGAATAAATCTATGGCAAAGGATGTCACAAGCAATTATGATGAAGGCTTAAAAGAAATATATAAGAAATTGAGACCTGGTGAGCCAGCTACGTTTGATAGCGCTTATGATTTAATTGAAGCGTTGTTTTTTGATGCCAAGAGGTATGACTTAGCTAGAGTTGGCCGTTATAAATATAATAAAAAATTAGGACTGAGCAACCGTATCATAGGCTGTGTTGCCGCTGAGGATGTATTTGATCCAGCTACGGGCGAGCTTTTAGTTGAAACGAATACAAAGATTTCAAGAGATTTGGGATTTGCGATTGAAAATGCCGGCGTTGAGAGCATGATGGTATTAAGTAAGATCGATGAAGAACGAACCGTAAAAGTAATCGGAAACAATTTTGTCGACTTACAGAGCTATGTAGATTTTGACCTGGAAGAAAACAAGCTGCCAAGAAAGGTTTTCTATCCGGTATTACGTTATATTTTAGATAATACAGAAGAAGCACGCTTAAAAGAAACTTTGATTTCGATGAAAAATAAGCTTTCGCCAAAGCACATTATTTTAGATGATATCATTGCTTCTGTAAGTTATATTTTGAATCTTTCCGATGGCATAGGAGCCGTTGATGATATTGACCACCTAGGCAATCGTAGATTAAGAACTGTCGGCGAATTGTTGCAAAATCAATTTCGTATTGGTCTTGCGCGTATGGAACGTGTCGTAAAAGAGAGAATGACGATTCAGGATATTGAAGTGACAACGCCACAGGCACTTATGAATATACGGCCGGTTACTGCTGCAATTAAAGAATTCTTTGGAAGTTCTCAGCTATCACAGTTTATGGATCAAAACAATCCATTGGCGGAGCTGACTCATAAAAGAAGACTTTCTGCACTGGGGCCTGGTGGGCTGTCCAGAGAGAGAGCCGGATTTGAAGTTCGAGATGTACACCATTCTCACTATGGAAGAATGTGTCCGATTGAAACGCCGGAAGGTCCGAATATCGGTTTGATTGGTTCTCTTACAACATATGGAATTGTAAATGAATATGGTTTTATTGAAACACCTTATCGAAGGGTGGATAAGCAGACTGGTATTGTAACTGAGGATATTTATTATTTAACCGCCGATGAAGAGGAACAAATTATCATTGCACAGGCAAACGAGCCGTTAGACAGTGATGGCTACTTTGTTAACCGCAAGGTAGTAGCAAGAGGAGCAGGCGGAGAAATTGACCTTTATAATAGAGAAGTTGTAGACTTCATGGATGTATCGCCAAGACAGGTTGTATCTGTGGCAACGGCTTTGATACCATTCCTTGAGAATGATGACGCAAACCGTGCCCTGATGGGAGCAAACATGCAGCGTCAGGCAGTACCTCTATTAGTCAGTGATGCTCCAATTGTAGGTACCGGTATGGAATATAAGGCTGCCTGCGATTCAGGAGTTGTAATCTTAGCTAAGAATTCAGGAGTCGTTGAATATGTGGATGCAGTACGCATTAAAGTCCGCAGAGATAAAGACGGCGGCTTGGATGAATATAAGATGCTCAAATATAAACGTTCCAACCAAGGCACGTGCATCAATCAAAAACCAATCGTATCACATGGGGAGCACGTAGAAGAAAATGAAGTGATTGCAGACGGTCCATCAACGGATCTTGGAGAAGTTGCACTTGGAAAGAATCTGCTGATCGGCTTTATGACTTGGGAAGGGTACAACTATGAGGATGCTGTTATTCTGAATGAACAGCTTCTTATGGAAGATGCTTTGACATCGATTCATATTGAAGAATATGAATCGGAGGCCAGAGATACAAAATTAGGACCAGAAGAAATTACAAGAGATATTCCAAATGTAGGGGAAGATGCATTAAAAGATTTAGATGAAGAAGGCATCATCCGTATTGGTGCGGAGGTAGATGCATCTGATATTTTGGTTGGAAAAGTAACACCGAAGGGTGAAACGGAATTAACAGCCGAAGAAAG
Proteins encoded in this window:
- a CDS encoding DNA-directed RNA polymerase subunit beta translates to MPQPVKIGKKERMSYSKINVVAPMPNLIQIQTDSYKWFLEEGLTEVFEDISPIRDYADNLVLEFIGHSLTDAPKYGQEECKERDVTYAAPLKVKVRLVNKETGEVKEQEVFMGDFPIMTEKGTFIYNGAERVVVTQLVRSPGPYYDVAIDKSNNKLFSTTIIPNRGAWLEFETDSNEIISVRVDRTRKQPITTILRALAYKSVDDKVETERRKNPNITEAELAKKIRRYNEFSTEIAKTLYEGDNAEIESIFGSHERLNKSMAKDVTSNYDEGLKEIYKKLRPGEPATFDSAYDLIEALFFDAKRYDLARVGRYKYNKKLGLSNRIIGCVAAEDVFDPATGELLVETNTKISRDLGFAIENAGVESMMVLSKIDEERTVKVIGNNFVDLQSYVDFDLEENKLPRKVFYPVLRYILDNTEEARLKETLISMKNKLSPKHIILDDIIASVSYILNLSDGIGAVDDIDHLGNRRLRTVGELLQNQFRIGLARMERVVKERMTIQDIEVTTPQALMNIRPVTAAIKEFFGSSQLSQFMDQNNPLAELTHKRRLSALGPGGLSRERAGFEVRDVHHSHYGRMCPIETPEGPNIGLIGSLTTYGIVNEYGFIETPYRRVDKQTGIVTEDIYYLTADEEEQIIIAQANEPLDSDGYFVNRKVVARGAGGEIDLYNREVVDFMDVSPRQVVSVATALIPFLENDDANRALMGANMQRQAVPLLVSDAPIVGTGMEYKAACDSGVVILAKNSGVVEYVDAVRIKVRRDKDGGLDEYKMLKYKRSNQGTCINQKPIVSHGEHVEENEVIADGPSTDLGEVALGKNLLIGFMTWEGYNYEDAVILNEQLLMEDALTSIHIEEYESEARDTKLGPEEITRDIPNVGEDALKDLDEEGIIRIGAEVDASDILVGKVTPKGETELTAEERLLRAIFGEKAREVRDTSLRVPHGETGIIVDVKIFSRENGDELPPGVNKLVRCYIATKRKINVGDKMAGRHGNKGVISRILPQEDMPFMQDGTPLQVMLNPLGVPSRMNIGQVLEVHLGLAAKYRGWYISTPVFDGASEIDIIDLLKECGYPESGKLCLRDGRTGEEFDNPVTVGYMYMLKLHHLVDDKIHARSTGPYSLVTQQPLGGKAQFGGQRFGEMEVWALEAYGAAYTLQEILTVKSDDVVGRVKTYEAIVKDENIPEPGIPESFKVLIKEMQSLALDVKVLTDDEQEIEIKESDELDSASGLESIIDIEAVSSEDEFFKEESGFSEELVDDDDLEETDGELNLEEDFVDDDLV
- a CDS encoding sodium-dependent transporter; its protein translation is MAEREKFGSRLGFILVSAGCAVGLGNVWKFPYMAGQYGGAAFILIYLIFLVILGLPIMVCEFAVGRASQKSVASSFRVLEPKGSKFHNFGYFGMIGNYVLMMFYTMVGGWMLYYCYRMMAGEFVGASPQEVGDGFANMLGSPGTMTLWMVIAVLLAFAICSVGLKNGVERITKIMMICLLAIMIVLVARVLTLEGAGEGIKFYLVPDFAKMIDNGIGNVVFGALSQAFFTLSIGIGSMAIFGSYLDKSRSLMGEATSITLLDTFVAIMAGLIVIPACFAFNVEPDSGPGLVFITLPNIFEKMVGGRVWGAFFFLFLSFAALSTIIAVFENIISFAIDLWGWERKKAVLVNIVTVIILSMPCVLGFSTLSAIQPLGAGTNIMDLEDFIVSSNLLPLGSMVYLIFCTSRYGWGWDNFTKEANAGEGIRFPNFIRGYMTYILPILVVGIYLKGYWDKFHSAGWMIVGFAFLAYIGFVSFGGRNKEA
- the rbsB gene encoding ribose ABC transporter substrate-binding protein RbsB, whose product is MKKGFLILLVVILAFGMGACGAEKPAEEGDTPTIGLVVSTLNNPFFVDLRDGAQAKADELKATLVVLDSQDDASTEMSNVEDLITQGVDLILINPTDSDAVGSAVAAANEAGIPVITLDRAANSGEVAVHIASDNVAGGEMAGKYIIEKLDGKGKVVELEGIPGASAARDRGEGFNKAIKDSGLEVVAKQTANFDRAEGLSVMENILQAQPEIDAVFAHNDEMALGALEAIKDSGRDILVVGFDATDDAIAAVEAGTMAATVQQLPKEIGASGVDAALKVIGGENIDTYIPVELQLVTKK
- the rbsC gene encoding ribose ABC transporter permease, producing MQYLRKETAIKEVIRKNKPFIVLFILALVMSFLSERFFTWGNIITVLRQTSINAVIATGMTFAILIGGIDLSVGSVLGICGAVAATMIAAGMDVALTLLLTLLLGVGIGIVNGLLISKGRIQPFIATLGTMTLLRGATLVYTQGKPISTRGAEHAELFSKIGKGFFVGIPVPVYIMILVFIIAYYILRYMRIGRYIYSLGSNEEATIYSGIKVDRIKIFVYGAAGLLAALAGILVTARLGSAQPTAGEGYELDAIAAVVLGGTSMSGGVGSIFGTAIGALIIGILNNALNLMQVPSYYQGVAKGIVILIAVLLDRQQKALR
- a CDS encoding sugar ABC transporter ATP-binding protein, translated to MKGISKSFSGVPVLKNVDFNIYEGRIMALLGENGAGKSTLMKILTGAYQKNQGEIMIDGEKVAFQDIRQSQAKGIAIIHQELNLIKDLSIAENIFLGREPLSFGVQMNWKKLNEDAKIWLEKLGLNENPETLVKNISVGKQQLVEIAKALSLNARILIMDEPTGALTVSETRKLFEVILDLKAEGKSIIYISHRLKEIFKICDDVTILRDGQFVCEMPISELDEDKIIENMVGRKLTEQYPRVSCEPGKTILEIKNMGNLFVKNINLELRANEIVGIAGLMGSGRTELARTIYGIYKIQEGELFIDGKKIKINSPTDALKHGIAYVSEDRKNNGIVLGMCVTENVTLASLKKFSGKLGNLYRKKEELSAQQYMKDMSIKTSGSRQLLKYLSGGNQQKVSLAKNLNVSPKILILDEPTRGVDVGAKKEIYDLINRFKMEGMSILMISSEIPEILGMSDRIVVMHEGEITGELSQREADQEKIMGLAVGKEVKTECSI